In a genomic window of Actinomycetota bacterium:
- a CDS encoding ATPase, translating into MDIMALIDKLEDLIARSKKVPLSSSVIISEQKLYEIIDQIRGTLPEELKQARWIVKERQEMLAEAEKEANRIIDEARQKTQAITSETEIVKLAEQRATEIIEAARAKEREIRLGAEDYADEMLANLEVNLGKLLTAVQRGRDRLQGKMESRS; encoded by the coding sequence ATGGATATCATGGCTTTAATCGACAAATTGGAAGATCTTATCGCTCGTAGCAAAAAGGTTCCACTCAGTTCGAGTGTTATAATCAGCGAACAAAAACTCTATGAAATCATCGATCAAATACGAGGTACGCTCCCTGAAGAGTTAAAACAAGCTCGCTGGATTGTGAAGGAAAGACAGGAGATGCTGGCGGAGGCGGAGAAGGAAGCGAATCGCATCATAGATGAGGCTAGACAGAAGACACAAGCCATAACATCCGAAACCGAAATCGTAAAACTGGCTGAGCAAAGAGCGACAGAAATCATTGAAGCAGCCAGAGCAAAGGAGAGAGAAATTCGATTGGGCGCTGAAGATTATGCTGATGAGATGCTGGCCAATTTAGAGGTAAATCTGGGAAAACTCCTCACAGCTGTGCAAAGAGGAAGAGATAGACTTCAGGGGAAGATGGAATCCAGAAGCTGA
- a CDS encoding DUF177 domain-containing protein, whose amino-acid sequence MTELIIEVSDLLREMGKELEIKMSKEFSPLNLGTQEVKFAKPVDLNLTLENVASGVLAQGTAEGILILQCNRCLKEFACPMKVKIEEIFCHPSKSQELEERETFPTMGERIDLAPVIKQAFLLAIPMKVLCNPKCKGLCPMCGKNLNEGMCDCPKQEIDSRFLILKKLLKK is encoded by the coding sequence ATGACTGAATTAATAATTGAGGTATCCGATCTATTAAGAGAAATGGGAAAAGAATTAGAGATCAAGATGAGCAAGGAATTTTCTCCTCTAAACCTGGGAACGCAGGAAGTCAAATTCGCCAAACCGGTGGATTTGAATTTAACCCTCGAGAATGTGGCCTCCGGCGTGCTCGCTCAAGGAACCGCTGAAGGAATTTTAATTCTGCAATGCAACCGCTGTCTTAAAGAGTTCGCTTGCCCCATGAAAGTGAAGATAGAGGAAATATTCTGCCATCCATCAAAATCACAAGAGCTTGAGGAGAGGGAAACCTTTCCCACCATGGGTGAGAGAATAGATTTAGCTCCGGTCATTAAACAGGCATTCTTGTTGGCCATTCCCATGAAGGTGCTTTGCAATCCCAAATGCAAAGGTCTGTGCCCGATGTGTGGAAAGAATTTAAATGAGGGGATGTGTGATTGTCCAAAACAAGAAATCGATTCTCGATTCTTAATCCTCAAGAAATTGCTGAAGAAGTAA
- the recG gene encoding ATP-dependent DNA helicase RecG: EKTDLGQDTVHTSRIVPLHPATQKLSVCMIRRIIKCLIDKYADLPDAFPAWLRVKFDLLPRSLALQEIHFPTTESLCHRARSRLLFEELFLMQLGLAIRKKRIERETNGIRHIIEGELLKNFYSLLPYELTEDQKKAIAEIQRDMASPHPMNRLLQGEVGSGKTVVAVAALLITIQNGHQGAIMAPTEVLAEQHFHKIRDLVKPLGIRVTLLTGGTPPREKGEIQEKIRQGKVDLVVGTHSLIQEGVQFKSLGLAVIDEQHRFGVRQRVSLKEKAPKHGGRGYNPDVLIMTATPIPRTLSLTLYGDLDVSIIRELPKGRKLAEHVETIVCDRKHRRWAYEKMKSEIKRGRQGYIICPLIEESDKLEVLPARRQVKAVMEEVERLRTQIFPDLRVGFIHGKLKPVEKEEVMRKFRDGALDILISTTVVEVGIDIPNASVMIIEDAERFGLAQLHQLRGRIGRGKYKSYCILFADPVTDEGKRRIEVIGNIVDGFKLAEADLEIRGEGELFGTRQSGLPDLKLAKLIRDIDILLKARKEAFELVERDPNLSQPEHRLLLGEVKKKFVANLEWLFHS; this comes from the coding sequence TGAGAAGACGGATCTAGGACAGGATACCGTTCACACCAGTAGGATCGTGCCCCTACATCCAGCCACACAGAAACTTTCCGTGTGTATGATACGTCGGATTATAAAATGCCTGATAGATAAGTATGCAGATTTACCTGATGCTTTTCCAGCCTGGCTCCGTGTAAAGTTCGATTTACTCCCCAGATCCCTTGCCCTTCAAGAAATTCATTTCCCAACTACGGAATCCTTATGCCATAGGGCGAGATCAAGGCTTCTATTTGAGGAACTTTTCCTCATGCAACTTGGCTTAGCCATTCGAAAAAAGCGTATAGAGCGAGAGACCAATGGAATCAGGCATATCATCGAAGGCGAGCTCCTAAAGAATTTTTATTCATTATTGCCTTACGAACTGACCGAAGATCAAAAAAAAGCAATCGCCGAGATACAGAGAGACATGGCCAGTCCCCATCCCATGAATCGACTTTTACAAGGGGAAGTAGGGTCGGGAAAGACCGTTGTTGCTGTAGCCGCTTTGCTCATCACCATCCAAAATGGACATCAGGGAGCGATAATGGCTCCCACCGAGGTTTTAGCCGAGCAACATTTCCACAAAATTAGAGATTTGGTAAAGCCCCTTGGTATTAGGGTAACCCTGCTTACGGGGGGTACACCCCCAAGAGAGAAAGGGGAAATTCAAGAGAAAATCCGCCAAGGAAAGGTGGATCTTGTCGTGGGCACCCATTCCCTCATTCAAGAGGGAGTTCAGTTTAAATCTTTGGGATTGGCGGTAATCGATGAACAACATCGATTCGGGGTGAGGCAAAGAGTGAGCTTAAAGGAAAAGGCCCCGAAACATGGTGGGCGAGGATACAATCCAGATGTCCTCATCATGACGGCTACTCCGATCCCTCGAACGCTTTCCCTCACTCTCTACGGCGATTTGGATGTATCCATCATCCGTGAACTTCCCAAGGGAAGAAAACTAGCGGAACATGTGGAAACCATCGTTTGTGATCGCAAACATCGACGGTGGGCTTACGAGAAGATGAAAAGCGAAATAAAGCGAGGGCGACAGGGCTATATCATTTGTCCTCTAATTGAGGAGTCCGATAAATTAGAGGTCCTGCCTGCCCGCAGGCAGGTAAAAGCGGTGATGGAAGAAGTCGAGAGACTTAGAACTCAAATCTTCCCCGACTTAAGAGTTGGTTTCATCCACGGTAAGCTTAAACCAGTGGAGAAGGAAGAAGTCATGCGAAAGTTCCGAGACGGTGCGCTGGATATACTCATCTCGACGACAGTCGTAGAAGTGGGTATCGATATACCCAATGCCTCAGTCATGATAATCGAGGACGCTGAACGGTTCGGCTTGGCTCAACTGCATCAATTAAGAGGCAGAATTGGTAGGGGAAAGTATAAATCTTATTGTATCCTTTTCGCCGATCCGGTCACTGATGAAGGCAAAAGACGCATTGAAGTCATTGGAAATATTGTCGATGGTTTCAAACTCGCCGAAGCCGATCTTGAAATCCGTGGCGAAGGTGAGCTTTTTGGTACCCGTCAATCGGGTCTGCCCGATTTAAAACTGGCTAAACTCATAAGGGATATCGACATCCTCTTAAAAGCCAGAAAAGAGGCCTTTGAATTGGTTGAGAGGGATCCCAATTTATCCCAACCGGAACATCGTTTATTGTTAGGCGAGGTAAAAAAGAAATTTGTGGCCAATTTAGAGTGGCTATTCCACAGCTAG
- a CDS encoding beta-ketoacyl-ACP synthase III: MIVKWNKINSKLAPVGIVGIGSHVPKRVLTNFDLERIVDTSDEWIKTRTGIIQRRIAGETICTSDLASEAARKALVDANLDTRDVDLIIVATASPDMIFPSTACLTQHKIGANCPAFDISAACTGFVYGLSIASQCIATGLFETTLLIGADALTRYVNWLDRSTCILFGDGAGAVVLQRVEEGYGILANYLAADGSGSDLLKIPAGGALIPGSEESVKDGLHHIHMSGNEVFKFAVRAIPDAAKGALNLANLSIEDVDYFIPHQANKRIIETAVAKLKISPDKVVTNLYKYGNTSTASIPLALDEIWREGKLKRGDILLFVGFGAGLTWGANVVRWSKEVSNGL; the protein is encoded by the coding sequence ATGATCGTGAAATGGAATAAGATTAATTCCAAACTGGCTCCCGTGGGAATAGTGGGGATTGGTTCCCACGTTCCCAAAAGAGTGTTGACAAATTTTGATTTAGAGCGGATTGTGGACACCAGCGACGAATGGATTAAGACCCGGACTGGCATCATCCAGAGACGAATCGCCGGCGAAACCATCTGCACCTCAGATTTAGCATCGGAAGCGGCTCGAAAGGCCCTTGTTGACGCCAATCTCGACACCAGAGATGTTGATCTTATCATCGTGGCCACCGCTTCACCCGATATGATCTTTCCCTCTACTGCCTGTCTTACCCAGCATAAAATTGGAGCAAACTGTCCCGCTTTTGACATTTCCGCCGCTTGTACCGGATTCGTTTATGGTTTATCCATTGCCTCTCAATGCATAGCCACGGGGCTCTTTGAGACGACTCTTCTCATCGGGGCTGATGCCCTAACCCGTTATGTAAACTGGTTGGATAGAAGTACTTGCATACTCTTTGGAGATGGTGCTGGAGCAGTTGTTCTCCAGCGGGTTGAGGAAGGATATGGGATATTAGCCAACTATTTGGCCGCCGATGGCTCTGGTTCAGATTTACTCAAGATACCAGCTGGTGGTGCTCTCATTCCCGGAAGTGAAGAATCCGTCAAAGATGGACTTCACCACATTCATATGAGTGGCAATGAAGTGTTTAAATTCGCCGTTCGTGCCATTCCAGATGCAGCGAAAGGAGCACTAAATTTAGCCAATCTTTCCATCGAGGATGTAGATTATTTCATCCCCCACCAAGCGAACAAGCGTATTATCGAGACTGCGGTGGCAAAATTAAAGATCAGTCCAGACAAAGTGGTCACCAACCTTTACAAATACGGAAATACTTCCACCGCTTCCATTCCTCTAGCTTTGGATGAGATTTGGCGAGAAGGGAAATTAAAGCGGGGGGATATTTTACTCTTCGTTGGATTCGGTGCCGGACTCACTTGGGGAGCAAATGTGGTCCGATGGAGCAAGGAGGTCTCCAATGGACTTTAG
- the plsX gene encoding phosphate acyltransferase PlsX: MALEDKTVRIAVDAMGGDYAPGEIVKGAILAAKEETGIELILVGRLDILEDQLTEFDAPSNIIIESAPDVIEMGENPSWAVRAKKNSSIVVGMKLIHEEKGDAIVSAGNTGAVVSAAFLILGRIKGISRPAIATIIPTPSKPVLLLDVGATTDCKPQNILQFAKMGQAYLTNILKIENPSIGILNIGEERGKGNELVQEAYRLLEKSKLKFIGNVEGRGILFGKADIVVCDGFTGNVALKLMEGMAEMFFSKVKSTTTESFASRLGGLLLATGLKKLKRKLDYQEYGGAQLLGINGVCIISHGSSRAKAIKNSIRLAADTVRKGVVLAIKESIENDREME, encoded by the coding sequence TTGGCATTGGAGGATAAGACGGTAAGAATAGCGGTAGATGCAATGGGGGGCGACTATGCTCCAGGGGAGATAGTTAAGGGAGCAATCCTGGCTGCCAAGGAGGAAACCGGCATTGAACTAATATTGGTGGGCCGTTTGGATATCTTAGAGGATCAGCTGACCGAGTTTGATGCTCCCAGTAATATTATCATTGAATCAGCTCCCGACGTAATTGAAATGGGCGAAAATCCCTCCTGGGCAGTGAGAGCCAAGAAAAACTCCTCCATAGTTGTGGGAATGAAGTTGATCCATGAGGAAAAGGGGGATGCGATCGTTTCCGCTGGCAACACTGGGGCTGTTGTCAGTGCAGCTTTCTTGATTCTAGGCCGCATCAAGGGAATTTCCAGGCCGGCCATTGCCACCATCATTCCCACTCCAAGCAAACCCGTTCTTTTGTTAGATGTTGGGGCCACCACGGATTGTAAACCTCAAAACATACTCCAATTCGCCAAGATGGGTCAGGCCTATCTCACAAATATACTGAAAATTGAGAATCCTTCCATCGGAATCCTAAATATAGGGGAGGAAAGAGGCAAAGGAAATGAGCTAGTTCAAGAGGCTTACAGACTATTGGAGAAGTCCAAATTGAAGTTCATAGGTAATGTGGAAGGGAGAGGCATTCTATTTGGAAAAGCGGATATCGTAGTTTGCGATGGATTCACAGGCAATGTAGCTCTTAAATTGATGGAAGGTATGGCAGAAATGTTTTTCTCTAAGGTGAAATCGACCACTACCGAATCCTTTGCCTCCAGATTGGGAGGACTTCTTCTCGCCACGGGACTCAAAAAGTTGAAAAGAAAACTCGATTATCAGGAATATGGTGGAGCTCAACTTTTGGGCATAAACGGGGTCTGTATCATCAGTCATGGTAGCTCCAGAGCAAAAGCCATCAAGAATTCAATAAGATTAGCTGCGGATACCGTTAGAAAAGGCGTTGTCTTGGCAATAAAGGAAAGCATCGAAAATGATCGTGAAATGGAATAA
- the rpmF gene encoding 50S ribosomal protein L32, which yields MAVPKRKISRSRRDKRRAHWRISMPTFSECPQCHQPKLAHRVCPNCGYYGGKRVMEIE from the coding sequence ATGGCTGTTCCAAAAAGAAAGATATCCAGATCCAGGAGGGATAAGAGACGAGCACATTGGAGGATTTCCATGCCCACTTTCTCGGAATGCCCACAATGCCATCAACCAAAGCTAGCCCACCGCGTTTGTCCGAACTGTGGTTATTACGGTGGCAAACGCGTAATGGAAATAGAATAG
- the rsmD gene encoding 16S rRNA (guanine(966)-N(2))-methyltransferase RsmD: protein MRVIAGIAKGRKLVAPKGREVRPTADRIKEALFDILEEKIKESKVLDLYAGAGSLGIEALSRGAEFAVFVDDNPSSIRVLKRNLEHTGFSQKARILKNKVEVIVKRLLEENEEFNLIFLDPPYKINVVELSSVLNKNAGFLAPEGVAVLEHSSRRAPIPIENLEIQFTRRYGDTALSFYSKIKSGEHLKHK, encoded by the coding sequence ATGAGGGTTATTGCAGGTATTGCGAAGGGAAGAAAATTGGTAGCTCCAAAGGGGAGAGAGGTACGCCCCACTGCGGATAGGATAAAGGAGGCGCTCTTCGACATCCTTGAAGAAAAAATCAAGGAATCCAAGGTCCTCGATTTATATGCGGGAGCGGGTAGCCTTGGTATCGAAGCCTTAAGCAGGGGAGCGGAATTTGCGGTTTTTGTGGATGATAATCCCTCCTCAATTCGGGTTTTAAAGAGAAATTTAGAACACACGGGTTTTTCCCAAAAAGCGAGGATCCTTAAGAATAAGGTTGAGGTAATTGTTAAACGTCTACTTGAGGAAAATGAAGAATTTAATTTGATTTTTCTAGACCCTCCCTATAAAATTAACGTTGTCGAATTAAGTTCAGTTCTTAACAAAAACGCAGGTTTTTTGGCTCCTGAAGGAGTGGCGGTTTTAGAACATTCTTCACGCAGGGCCCCGATTCCCATTGAGAATTTGGAAATTCAATTTACCCGGAGATATGGAGATACGGCATTAAGTTTTTACAGTAAGATCAAAAGTGGCGAACACCTCAAGCACAAATAA
- the coaD gene encoding pantetheine-phosphate adenylyltransferase, with protein sequence MRVAVCPGSFDPITTGHLDIIERALNLYDKVVVGIAKSPPKKPLFSLEERIRFAMNATSSMEDVTVDTFDTLVVEFARKHNAHVIIRGLRAVSDFEHEFQMAQLNRKLDPTIETLFMMASPQYAYLSSSAVKEIAEYGGCVKGLVPSEVEKSLLKIYSLSKRGGL encoded by the coding sequence ATGCGGGTAGCAGTTTGCCCAGGAAGTTTTGATCCCATTACTACAGGACACCTGGATATAATCGAAAGAGCCCTCAATCTTTACGATAAAGTCGTAGTGGGTATAGCTAAAAGCCCTCCCAAAAAGCCACTTTTCTCATTGGAGGAAAGAATAAGATTCGCAATGAACGCCACATCAAGCATGGAGGATGTCACCGTCGATACCTTTGATACTTTGGTTGTTGAATTTGCCAGGAAACACAATGCTCATGTAATAATCAGGGGTTTGAGAGCAGTCTCCGATTTTGAACACGAATTTCAAATGGCTCAACTCAATCGAAAGCTCGATCCCACAATTGAAACCCTATTCATGATGGCTAGCCCACAGTATGCCTATTTGAGTTCCAGCGCTGTAAAAGAGATAGCCGAATACGGCGGTTGTGTCAAAGGACTTGTTCCTTCCGAAGTTGAGAAGAGTTTGCTCAAAATATACTCTCTATCCAAGAGAGGGGGTCTATAA